Proteins found in one Ammospiza nelsoni isolate bAmmNel1 chromosome 15, bAmmNel1.pri, whole genome shotgun sequence genomic segment:
- the LOC132080181 gene encoding LOW QUALITY PROTEIN: protein FAM162A-like (The sequence of the model RefSeq protein was modified relative to this genomic sequence to represent the inferred CDS: substituted 1 base at 1 genomic stop codon) yields MIAAGSRAKNAQDTAWQTADPGKEPFRNERKPTNFDKKVLIWSGHFKKEEDIPRHISXVDMSEVLDTARSIARVKVCYVMIALTVLGCVTMIISGKEAAKKDQTLLRVNAEKKAKWRAEVEKGQEAAVRKSQ; encoded by the exons ATGAT agctgctggcagcagagcaaagAACGCCCAGGACACGGCTTGGCAGACGGCTGATCCAG GTAAAGAACCTTTCAGGAATGAAAGAAAGCCTACAAATTTTGATAAAAAGGTGCTGATATGGTCGGGACACTTTAAAAAGGAGGAGGACATTCCCAGGCACATTTCATAAGTGGACAT GTCTGAGGTCCTGGACACTGCAAGGAGCATTGCCAGGGTAAAGGTTTGCTATGTCATGATTGCACTgactgtgctgggctgtgtgaccaTGATCATCTCAGGCAAAGAA GCTGCCAAGAAGGATCAGACTCTGCTGAGGGTGAATGCAGAGAAGAAGGCCAAATGGAGGGCTGAAGTGGAGAAAGGTCAGGAGGCAGCTGTCAGGAAGTCACAATGA